In the genome of Croceimicrobium hydrocarbonivorans, one region contains:
- a CDS encoding SusC/RagA family TonB-linked outer membrane protein, with protein sequence MKQVYRKALRPLLSAVLVLSSFALAAQEVNISGQVKEANDGPTIPGVNISVKGSQEGTTTDMDGNYSIKAQKGQTLVFSFVGFKTIEIQVNESRTLNVEMTEEASLLNEIVVVGYGSATKKEITGAAAKVEGAELKKLNISRVDAALQGQVSGVTINTNSGSPGGASSIRIRGLSTFGDNDPLILVDGIVYDSEGLNALNPNDIESVNVLKDGTAGIYGVRAANGVIIIETKKGKLNSKPQIEFSGFYGMQSTARQLNLLNATEYAVIKNNAFINGGQTPPFANTALGEGTDWQEAVFQNAPIESYNISINGGNQTTRYSIGGSYYNQNGIVGGDKANFRRYNARVNVSFDMNEKLRLNSVLLYTNEARSTLAENGIGSVLYNTINAYPTEPIRQDNGRYSYLSLVNDIINPLAQMENTYNRSNTNKFVGKEELVYTINEDFTLTNRFNYNVALVDGKTFSPLVWYGPGKAQNTAANEDLDAPMVEIADSVFLERGASVYENRDTYVDLTYEGFLNYDHTFNKIHKVKSTLGVSVFTRSGNGLNATAYNIPNNSINFADISANQADGGFLNNAGSFQYEERLLSSFLRAEYSLHNRYLFSAIVRRDGSSKFGANNRWGIFPAFSGAWIFSDEVFWEGLNLDWMDFGKLRMSYGISGNDQIPNFAYRALLNGEGVYILNDIITSGVAIGRGSNPDLKWETTHQFNVGLDFNFLRDLSFTFNYFVKNTQDLLFQPAVSALLGTYGAGGYPPYVNAGDVSNRGMEFELGYHSNPTRPWVFDANLNLTTLKNEVVRVPDGVDFIPGASFGVGGVVATRFEVGQPIGYYIGYETDGIFQTQAEIDNASVTQAGAKPGDLRFVDQNGDGQINFSDDSDKVKIGSPIPDLTIGFNFNIRYKGFDLAGNVYAALGQEIIRNYERQQPYANQLNYVINRWNGAGSTDIYPRVTTGSNRNTVFSDFYVEDGSFVRLRNIQFGYTLPKKWLGGAKVESLRIYISANNLYTLTNYLGYDPDIGNFGGTLAAGVDYGFYPQARTIMGGFNLKF encoded by the coding sequence ATGAAGCAAGTGTACCGCAAGGCACTACGCCCGCTCCTAAGCGCAGTGCTTGTCCTTAGTTCTTTTGCTTTAGCCGCCCAGGAAGTCAACATTTCCGGTCAGGTTAAAGAAGCCAATGATGGCCCTACTATCCCGGGGGTAAACATTAGCGTAAAAGGCAGTCAGGAAGGAACCACCACCGACATGGACGGGAACTACAGCATTAAAGCTCAGAAAGGCCAAACCCTGGTCTTCTCATTCGTAGGCTTCAAAACCATCGAAATTCAAGTAAATGAGTCGCGGACGCTGAACGTTGAAATGACGGAAGAGGCCTCCCTCCTCAATGAAATTGTAGTAGTAGGTTACGGCTCAGCTACCAAAAAGGAAATAACCGGGGCCGCGGCCAAGGTAGAAGGGGCCGAACTCAAAAAACTCAATATCTCCCGAGTAGATGCCGCCTTACAAGGGCAGGTTTCGGGGGTTACCATTAATACCAATTCGGGTTCACCGGGTGGGGCCAGTAGCATTCGTATCCGTGGTCTTTCCACCTTTGGCGATAATGACCCCCTCATCTTAGTTGATGGAATTGTTTACGATTCTGAAGGCTTAAATGCCCTGAACCCCAATGATATCGAATCTGTAAACGTATTGAAAGACGGTACCGCCGGTATTTACGGGGTACGTGCTGCCAATGGGGTTATCATCATCGAAACCAAAAAGGGAAAACTCAATTCTAAGCCGCAAATCGAATTCAGCGGTTTTTACGGCATGCAAAGCACTGCCCGTCAGCTTAATTTATTGAATGCCACCGAATACGCCGTTATTAAAAACAATGCTTTTATAAACGGAGGACAGACTCCGCCTTTTGCCAACACTGCTTTAGGAGAGGGAACAGATTGGCAAGAGGCGGTTTTTCAAAATGCCCCTATCGAATCTTATAACATCAGCATTAATGGCGGTAATCAAACTACCCGCTACTCTATTGGCGGATCTTACTACAATCAGAATGGTATTGTAGGTGGTGATAAAGCCAATTTCCGACGCTATAATGCCCGGGTAAATGTCTCCTTCGACATGAATGAAAAGCTGCGCCTAAACAGCGTTTTGCTATATACCAACGAAGCGCGTAGCACCCTGGCTGAAAACGGTATTGGCTCCGTTCTTTACAATACCATTAATGCCTATCCTACCGAGCCTATTCGCCAGGATAATGGCCGTTACAGCTATTTGAGTTTGGTGAATGATATCATCAACCCTCTGGCGCAAATGGAAAACACCTACAACCGCTCCAACACCAACAAATTTGTAGGTAAGGAGGAATTGGTGTACACCATTAACGAAGACTTCACCCTTACCAATCGCTTCAACTATAATGTGGCTTTGGTAGACGGAAAAACCTTCTCTCCCTTAGTATGGTACGGCCCCGGTAAAGCGCAAAACACCGCCGCCAATGAAGATCTGGATGCCCCGATGGTAGAAATTGCCGACAGTGTATTCTTAGAGCGTGGCGCCAGTGTGTATGAAAACCGCGATACCTATGTTGACCTTACCTACGAAGGTTTCTTGAACTATGACCATACCTTCAACAAAATTCACAAGGTAAAAAGCACCTTAGGGGTATCGGTATTCACCCGCAGCGGAAATGGTTTAAATGCCACCGCTTACAATATCCCCAATAACTCGATTAACTTTGCCGACATCTCTGCCAACCAGGCCGATGGCGGCTTTTTAAATAATGCCGGTTCCTTCCAATACGAAGAGCGCCTGCTTTCTTCCTTCCTGCGTGCCGAATACAGCTTGCACAATCGCTATTTATTCTCTGCTATCGTGCGTCGTGATGGCTCTTCCAAATTCGGAGCCAATAATCGCTGGGGTATTTTCCCCGCCTTCTCCGGTGCCTGGATCTTTAGTGATGAAGTGTTTTGGGAAGGCCTGAATCTGGATTGGATGGATTTCGGTAAACTGCGGATGTCTTACGGTATTTCCGGTAATGATCAGATTCCCAACTTTGCCTACCGAGCCTTGCTTAATGGCGAGGGTGTATACATCCTCAATGATATTATCACCAGTGGAGTAGCTATTGGTCGTGGTTCTAACCCCGACTTAAAATGGGAAACCACTCATCAGTTTAATGTGGGCCTCGATTTCAATTTCTTGAGAGACCTGAGCTTCACCTTCAACTACTTTGTTAAAAACACCCAGGACCTTCTGTTCCAACCTGCAGTATCTGCCTTGCTCGGAACTTATGGTGCCGGAGGTTATCCCCCTTATGTAAATGCCGGCGACGTTTCGAACCGCGGAATGGAATTCGAATTGGGTTACCATAGCAACCCTACACGTCCCTGGGTTTTTGATGCCAACTTAAACTTAACCACTCTCAAAAACGAAGTGGTACGCGTACCGGATGGTGTAGACTTTATTCCCGGTGCTTCCTTTGGTGTTGGAGGTGTTGTAGCCACTCGTTTCGAAGTAGGTCAGCCCATTGGTTACTACATTGGCTATGAAACCGACGGAATTTTCCAAACTCAGGCTGAGATTGACAATGCCAGCGTTACTCAGGCTGGTGCCAAGCCTGGAGATTTACGTTTTGTAGATCAAAATGGGGATGGTCAAATCAACTTTAGTGATGATTCGGATAAGGTGAAAATCGGTTCTCCTATTCCGGACCTTACCATTGGTTTCAATTTTAACATTCGTTACAAAGGCTTTGACTTAGCCGGTAACGTATACGCCGCATTAGGTCAGGAAATCATTCGTAACTACGAGCGTCAGCAGCCTTATGCCAACCAATTGAACTATGTAATTAACCGTTGGAACGGTGCCGGCTCTACCGACATCTATCCTCGCGTTACTACCGGAAGCAACCGCAATACAGTATTCTCAGATTTCTATGTGGAGGATGGCTCTTTTGTGCGTTTGCGAAATATTCAGTTTGGTTATACTCTACCTAAAAAATGGTTAGGTGGCGCCAAAGTGGAATCCTTACGAATTTACATCAGTGCTAATAACCTCTACACCTTAACCAATTACCTGGGTTATGACCCGGATATTGGAAACTTTGGAGGTACACTAGCGGCTGGGGTCGATTATGGATTTTATCCTCAGGCCCGCACAATTATGGGTGGTTTTAACCTGAAATTTTAA
- a CDS encoding T9SS type A sorting domain-containing protein: MKNLLSFLALSLSFGLLAQSELEPTLSESTYTVPSHSSQWRAEDGPEQIIWSEDFSNGIPSSWTQSSSTPNALWEYRGPSTTPSNSMGSRGNFSGVHNVPPSNMPLTSSTGSNGFVIFDSDFLDNAGTSTFGSGVAPSPHWGSLISDTIDLSAYPNVSLIFESYARRFHAEFKIALSTNAGQSFSDTIEIYPLSQIPLNASTTNGVLTSLNLSTYIGGQDSVQIQFLFNGDTDNSASTDGYYYWMLDDIRIETSSAHSLKMVAAGGNNPQDLIFNPSLPDYPIYGTLHQDQIVPIAGNISVMNDGTATQSNVKLHIEVIEEISGQVVHTMVSPLGCSSLLPGDTCYINNLETGTWTPPNAPARYSLVYKVFSDSLQGSNAYVSTDTFHIQVSEDSYSLSSGVISNYVGTNSAIPDMIANGILFSLENEDPDSVGSNNVYIDGVELYLSTATDPTASISLEIYDTAGFQFTNGFPSGTAAIYSKTFNLSSSMLGQKSFFSFETISPTDTFPLALNTGSYFLVLRNFPNAPAGVVRIANDATWEQPGMASVMQLGNGNWFRRFSSSRTFESPHISLRMALNTPYCAPLRDSVYLSNCTGQPITSPSGFNTYYQTGVYLDTIPGTTTCDSIITVFAEINSPTNDTLNPLVCNGSYQDPLGNPLTSSGTYIYTFSSQAGCDSILTINLTVGNSTAANDTMEVEVCDGNYRSPSGQLYTQSGFYVDTLPNLAGCDSLIPIDLQITHINTTVNTILNGTGLVANQVNAQYQWYDCSNNGFQIMPGDTNQIFTPQQNGQYVVVIQMGSCQDTSDCTLIEDIGLASSKYLDFALYPNPSQGLIHIEGLENENYALQIHDLQGRKVFEQEICGADKMEFDLSHLNKGLYQISLKKAHQSGHQILVLD; this comes from the coding sequence ATGAAAAATCTGCTAAGCTTTTTGGCTTTGAGCCTATCCTTTGGATTGCTCGCTCAATCCGAACTCGAGCCTACCCTCAGTGAATCTACTTACACCGTCCCAAGTCATTCATCGCAATGGCGTGCCGAAGACGGACCCGAACAAATTATTTGGAGCGAAGACTTCAGCAATGGCATTCCAAGCAGCTGGACTCAAAGCAGCAGCACGCCTAATGCCCTTTGGGAATATCGAGGTCCCTCCACCACTCCCAGTAACAGCATGGGTTCCCGTGGGAATTTCTCCGGAGTACATAATGTCCCTCCTTCCAATATGCCTTTGACCAGTAGCACGGGCAGCAATGGATTTGTGATTTTCGATTCCGATTTTCTGGACAATGCCGGCACCTCCACCTTTGGATCGGGAGTGGCCCCTTCACCACACTGGGGAAGCTTAATATCAGACACTATCGATCTTAGCGCTTATCCTAATGTAAGCCTGATCTTCGAATCTTATGCACGACGCTTTCATGCTGAGTTTAAAATTGCCCTCTCTACCAATGCGGGACAAAGCTTCTCGGATACCATCGAAATTTATCCATTATCGCAAATTCCCTTGAATGCCAGCACCACTAACGGAGTGCTAACCAGCCTTAACCTTTCCACTTATATCGGAGGCCAGGATTCGGTGCAAATCCAGTTTCTTTTTAATGGTGATACGGATAATAGCGCTAGCACCGACGGTTATTATTACTGGATGTTGGATGATATCCGCATAGAAACCAGCTCGGCCCACAGCCTGAAAATGGTTGCCGCCGGAGGCAATAATCCTCAGGATTTAATTTTCAATCCCAGCCTTCCAGATTACCCCATCTACGGTACCCTGCATCAAGATCAAATTGTACCTATTGCCGGCAATATCAGTGTGATGAATGACGGAACTGCTACCCAAAGTAATGTGAAATTGCATATCGAGGTAATTGAAGAAATCAGCGGACAAGTGGTTCATACCATGGTTTCTCCTCTGGGCTGCAGCAGCTTATTGCCAGGCGATACTTGCTATATCAACAATTTAGAAACCGGCACCTGGACTCCTCCCAATGCTCCGGCGCGCTATAGCCTAGTTTATAAAGTATTCAGTGATTCCTTGCAAGGCAGCAATGCTTATGTGAGTACTGACACCTTTCATATTCAAGTGAGCGAAGACAGCTACAGTCTTTCCTCAGGCGTCATTAGTAATTATGTGGGTACTAATTCGGCCATCCCGGATATGATCGCCAATGGGATACTCTTTAGTCTCGAAAATGAAGATCCAGACAGTGTGGGCTCTAACAATGTTTATATAGACGGGGTCGAATTGTACTTGAGTACCGCTACCGATCCGACTGCCTCCATCAGCCTGGAGATATACGATACTGCCGGATTCCAATTCACCAATGGTTTTCCCAGCGGTACTGCGGCAATTTATAGCAAGACCTTTAATCTGAGCAGTTCCATGCTAGGTCAAAAAAGCTTTTTCTCCTTCGAAACTATAAGCCCTACAGATACCTTCCCCTTAGCCTTAAACACCGGCTCCTACTTTTTAGTACTGAGGAATTTCCCCAATGCACCCGCCGGTGTAGTACGTATCGCCAATGATGCCACTTGGGAACAACCCGGAATGGCTTCGGTAATGCAATTAGGCAATGGCAATTGGTTCCGTCGCTTCTCCTCCAGCCGTACTTTTGAATCGCCACATATTAGTTTAAGAATGGCCCTTAACACACCCTATTGCGCACCTTTACGCGATAGCGTTTACCTAAGCAATTGTACCGGCCAGCCGATCACTTCACCAAGCGGATTCAACACCTATTACCAAACGGGGGTTTACCTGGATACCATTCCGGGCACCACTACCTGCGACAGTATTATTACCGTATTTGCGGAAATCAACAGCCCCACCAATGACACCCTCAATCCATTGGTTTGTAATGGCAGCTATCAAGATCCTCTTGGAAATCCACTGACTTCGTCCGGAACTTATATCTATACCTTCAGCAGTCAGGCTGGATGTGATTCAATCCTGACCATTAACCTGACCGTTGGCAATAGTACTGCGGCCAATGACACTATGGAAGTGGAGGTTTGTGATGGCAATTACCGCAGTCCATCCGGGCAGCTCTATACCCAATCGGGTTTTTATGTGGATACCCTACCCAATTTAGCAGGCTGCGATTCCTTGATTCCGATTGACCTCCAAATAACTCACATCAATACTACCGTCAATACTATTCTTAATGGTACCGGCTTAGTGGCCAATCAGGTGAATGCCCAGTACCAATGGTACGATTGCAGCAATAATGGCTTCCAGATAATGCCAGGTGATACCAACCAAATCTTTACACCCCAGCAAAATGGACAATACGTAGTAGTAATTCAGATGGGATCTTGCCAAGACACCAGCGATTGCACCTTAATTGAGGATATTGGACTGGCTAGCAGCAAATATTTGGACTTCGCATTGTACCCAAATCCGAGTCAGGGCCTGATACATATTGAAGGTCTCGAAAATGAAAATTACGCTCTTCAAATTCACGACTTACAAGGACGTAAGGTTTTTGAGCAGGAAATATGCGGCGCTGATAAAATGGAGTTCGACCTGAGCCATCTTAACAAAGGTCTTTACCAAATCAGTTTAAAAAAGGCCCATCAAAGCGGGCATCAGATACTAGTGCTCGACTAA
- a CDS encoding T9SS type A sorting domain-containing protein, which yields MRLKHLFLLLLPFSLFSQSSLIWSEDFSNGIPSTWSQPTSNGGANWEYRGANTNPNQSIGSRGAYSRGLNGVPGPPINSPSASNGFVIFDSDYLDNGGSTQRGSGIAPAPHRGLLQTGVINLSAHPNVLLKMLSMHYCFSSKLYLLCSRDGGQSFNDSILINPLPSALSYSPPSDTLEINLSQQLGGASQAVIAFAFDGRFTDVFGNKGYHYWMIDDLELHDGPVNSMAFCPSAENGRPISVSLFGHAGQKHHLKSIPQRFGKDFIAAASVVNNGSANQANVYLKMAVVSPSIGQVILRKSQKIGTLAAGDTLKFDTLFIRQDLPWYVSNYDLHFWVYSDAITGAQAPHYIEYAGFEITENLLAPLGDFGLYQSLSLPQSGSGGIDKIAVPFYLPQVDPELSNQLKVAIKGVRLNYYRTGIPSGDSIKVDFYADADFSPSTGISSGASPIFSDILPSNFVRFPSPVLVDTGHYWLLVEVINTNAPSLSIRYQQRREAGEALPAHFSGGSWSQNWNGLPTPEHFNISLMTDSLNCPRRSIYHAEFCDTGLIYVPLLNQFISQTGTFYDTTGMGSCPTHTQYMITVERPHVDTLNVNTCGLLYRGPSGTQYIGPGLHRDRVALNGQNCDSIYYINHQVSADYSEIRIVSYCGAYYQSSWGEKFYQSGLYQHYIPDSLSCDTVILLDLDLTPVNVGYQIINNGTAVQALEPNATYQWLDCDLNRPVGGAQSRIYEPYYDGNFALIVNNGFCADTSVCFSLATTGIRELSKDGIKVYPIPAQERLFLEISPEWRQSSYQLRDLQGRVLEEAELGETLNQELKLHVPKGVYFLQIQKGSKALSFRILVD from the coding sequence ATGCGCCTCAAACACCTTTTCCTTCTGCTCCTGCCCTTTAGCTTATTCAGTCAAAGTAGCCTTATTTGGTCCGAAGATTTTAGTAATGGCATACCTTCTACTTGGTCGCAGCCGACTAGCAATGGAGGGGCCAATTGGGAATACCGCGGTGCGAATACTAATCCTAATCAAAGTATTGGCAGTCGAGGTGCTTATTCCCGTGGACTAAATGGTGTACCTGGCCCACCCATCAATAGCCCCAGTGCCAGCAATGGTTTTGTGATATTCGATTCTGATTATTTGGATAATGGCGGTAGTACCCAACGTGGAAGTGGCATTGCCCCGGCTCCGCATCGAGGTTTATTGCAAACGGGGGTAATCAACCTAAGTGCCCATCCCAATGTGCTGCTTAAAATGCTGTCCATGCATTATTGCTTTAGCTCCAAGCTTTACCTGCTCTGCTCCCGCGATGGAGGGCAAAGTTTTAACGATTCTATACTCATCAATCCCCTGCCTTCCGCTTTGAGCTATTCGCCCCCAAGCGATACTTTGGAAATTAATCTGAGTCAGCAATTAGGGGGAGCCTCCCAGGCCGTAATTGCCTTTGCCTTTGATGGGCGCTTTACCGATGTATTTGGGAACAAGGGCTACCATTATTGGATGATTGATGATTTGGAACTGCATGATGGCCCTGTTAATAGCATGGCCTTTTGCCCTTCGGCCGAAAACGGGCGCCCCATCTCAGTTTCCCTCTTTGGGCATGCCGGGCAAAAGCATCATCTGAAATCCATTCCCCAGCGTTTTGGCAAAGACTTTATCGCCGCTGCCTCAGTAGTAAATAATGGCAGTGCCAATCAGGCCAATGTATACCTGAAAATGGCGGTGGTATCACCTAGCATAGGACAGGTAATTCTGCGTAAAAGTCAAAAAATTGGCACTCTGGCCGCTGGGGATACACTCAAATTCGACACCCTCTTTATTCGCCAGGATCTCCCTTGGTATGTAAGCAATTATGACCTGCATTTTTGGGTCTACAGCGATGCGATAACCGGAGCCCAAGCACCACATTATATAGAATATGCCGGCTTTGAAATTACCGAAAACCTATTGGCACCCTTAGGAGATTTCGGCCTCTATCAATCGCTGAGCCTGCCTCAATCCGGTAGCGGGGGTATCGATAAAATTGCAGTGCCCTTTTACCTTCCTCAGGTAGACCCCGAATTGAGCAATCAATTAAAAGTGGCCATCAAAGGAGTACGATTGAACTACTACCGCACTGGAATTCCAAGTGGCGACAGTATTAAAGTAGATTTTTATGCGGATGCTGATTTTTCACCCAGCACAGGTATTAGTTCCGGTGCCAGCCCTATTTTCAGTGATATCCTGCCCAGTAATTTTGTGCGCTTCCCCAGTCCGGTATTGGTAGACACCGGACATTATTGGCTCTTGGTTGAAGTTATAAATACCAATGCCCCATCGCTCTCCATACGCTATCAACAAAGGCGAGAAGCCGGTGAAGCCTTGCCTGCCCATTTTAGCGGTGGTAGTTGGTCCCAGAACTGGAATGGCCTTCCTACTCCCGAGCATTTTAATATCTCTTTGATGACGGATAGCCTGAACTGCCCTCGACGCAGTATTTACCATGCTGAATTTTGTGATACTGGCCTCATCTATGTTCCGCTTCTCAATCAGTTTATTAGTCAAACCGGAACATTTTACGATACCACCGGCATGGGAAGCTGCCCAACCCACACCCAGTACATGATTACGGTTGAAAGACCTCATGTAGATACCTTAAACGTAAACACCTGCGGCCTGCTCTATCGTGGTCCTTCCGGTACCCAATACATCGGCCCAGGCTTGCATCGCGATCGCGTTGCCTTAAACGGACAAAACTGCGACAGCATTTACTATATCAATCATCAGGTAAGTGCAGATTATTCTGAGATTCGGATTGTAAGCTATTGCGGAGCTTATTATCAAAGCTCCTGGGGAGAGAAGTTTTATCAGAGTGGCTTATACCAGCACTATATTCCGGATAGCCTGAGCTGCGATACGGTAATCCTGCTCGATCTGGACTTAACCCCGGTTAATGTTGGCTACCAAATCATTAATAATGGAACGGCAGTTCAGGCCTTAGAGCCTAATGCCACTTATCAATGGCTAGACTGCGATCTGAACAGGCCGGTTGGCGGAGCCCAAAGTCGAATTTATGAACCCTATTATGATGGCAATTTTGCCTTGATCGTAAACAATGGTTTTTGTGCCGATACCAGCGTGTGTTTTAGTCTGGCCACCACCGGAATTCGAGAGCTTAGTAAAGATGGGATCAAGGTATACCCCATCCCCGCTCAAGAGCGACTATTTCTAGAGATTAGTCCAGAATGGCGCCAGAGTAGCTATCAATTAAGAGACCTGCAAGGCCGGGTTTTAGAGGAAGCAGAACTAGGTGAAACCTTAAATCAAGAGCTTAAATTACATGTTCCTAAAGGAGTCTATTTCCTCCAAATCCAAAAAGGCAGCAAGGCCCTAAGCTTCCGAATACTAGTTGATTAA
- a CDS encoding type II toxin-antitoxin system RelE/ParE family toxin has translation MSEFSLILSQNVDPNTKIQVFELCKNGENLFELFYDKVNEDGNLVDDLFGALRIIEDTSNRKLLPKKKFRSIIDKKLPYKLYEAKKGSIRIYLMHEENKGRVIITGGAKTKQNRDIKRAKNLIRAYYESQE, from the coding sequence TTGAGCGAATTTTCCTTAATTTTGTCCCAGAATGTTGATCCTAACACTAAGATCCAGGTCTTCGAACTCTGTAAGAATGGAGAAAATCTGTTTGAATTATTCTATGATAAGGTCAATGAAGACGGAAATCTAGTTGATGATTTATTCGGAGCGTTGAGAATTATCGAAGACACGTCAAACAGGAAATTACTTCCGAAAAAAAAGTTTCGCTCAATAATAGATAAAAAACTTCCATATAAACTGTATGAGGCAAAGAAGGGATCTATCAGGATTTACCTTATGCATGAAGAAAATAAGGGAAGAGTTATTATCACTGGAGGTGCGAAGACTAAGCAGAATAGGGATATCAAAAGGGCTAAGAACTTAATACGAGCCTATTATGAAAGCCAAGAATAG
- a CDS encoding helix-turn-helix domain-containing protein codes for MKAKNRIRRKMLLSKSYWLEAVNGEVYDTLVRYMRDNGMKQKDLAQYLNISDGRVSQILNDGEINFTIDKLIEISLKLGKVPFFSLIDQNEYLEKELDNSVVLHFQVSMDENNNYSKFIGQGGKVVQLNTEQTFEFAEAYE; via the coding sequence ATGAAAGCCAAGAATAGAATACGGAGAAAAATGTTGCTCTCCAAGTCTTATTGGTTAGAAGCAGTTAATGGAGAAGTCTATGACACATTAGTTCGTTACATGCGCGATAATGGCATGAAACAAAAAGACCTCGCACAGTATTTGAATATTTCTGATGGTAGAGTTTCTCAAATACTCAACGATGGGGAAATTAACTTTACCATCGACAAGTTAATTGAGATTTCTTTAAAACTAGGGAAAGTCCCATTCTTCTCTCTTATAGATCAAAATGAATATTTAGAGAAGGAATTAGATAATTCAGTAGTCCTACATTTCCAGGTATCTATGGATGAGAATAATAACTATTCAAAATTCATAGGTCAAGGAGGAAAGGTTGTTCAATTAAATACTGAACAAACATTTGAATTCGCAGAGGCATATGAGTAA
- a CDS encoding AAA family ATPase: MKKYQTLYVAASRQHVGKTTSTLGLAYCLQRLGIDIGYCKPVGQQFVDLNDLKVDKDTILFSDLIQFDLHPEIHSPVILGSGATTDFIDHPENFNYEEKILKAKVALESRKELTIHEGTGHPGVGSVVNLSNAKVAKMLDAQVIFIAEGGVGSTIDMINMCISLFREEGVPILGVIVNKVREEKIDKIRPYIEKWLNTQGIPLLGMVPYDRTLAWPVMSTVCKAINGTVRSNSHALRNKVADVLAGTVLDRTKLEKRDNLLLVVGTHRLDETLGKILHINAELAIEEWPLSGIIVCGEGEISSETQRAIDYYQTPLIHTDLDTYGVVLKVSRIEVKINRDTPWKIKRAIDLIEQNVDLDYIKKKIS; encoded by the coding sequence ATGAAAAAGTATCAAACCTTATACGTTGCCGCTTCCCGCCAGCACGTGGGAAAAACTACCTCAACCCTGGGTCTGGCCTATTGCCTGCAACGCCTGGGGATTGATATTGGCTACTGTAAGCCGGTAGGGCAACAGTTTGTAGACCTCAATGACCTGAAGGTTGATAAGGACACCATATTATTCTCGGATCTCATTCAATTTGACCTCCATCCCGAAATTCACAGTCCGGTAATTTTAGGATCAGGAGCCACCACCGATTTTATCGATCACCCCGAAAACTTCAATTACGAGGAGAAAATCCTCAAGGCCAAAGTGGCTTTGGAAAGTCGTAAAGAGCTTACCATTCATGAGGGTACCGGACATCCTGGTGTAGGCTCAGTGGTAAACCTCAGCAATGCCAAGGTGGCCAAAATGCTGGATGCCCAGGTAATCTTTATTGCCGAAGGGGGCGTGGGTTCTACCATCGACATGATTAATATGTGTATCTCCCTTTTCCGGGAGGAAGGTGTGCCCATTTTAGGGGTCATAGTAAATAAGGTGCGGGAGGAAAAAATTGATAAGATTCGCCCCTACATCGAAAAATGGCTTAATACGCAGGGCATTCCCTTATTGGGGATGGTGCCTTATGATCGCACTTTGGCCTGGCCGGTAATGAGCACGGTGTGCAAGGCTATTAATGGTACGGTGCGCTCCAATTCGCATGCCTTACGCAATAAGGTTGCGGATGTATTAGCCGGAACGGTATTGGATCGTACTAAGCTCGAAAAGCGCGATAATCTTTTATTGGTAGTAGGCACCCACCGCCTGGATGAAACCCTGGGTAAGATTTTACACATTAATGCCGAGCTAGCAATTGAAGAATGGCCTTTGAGCGGCATTATAGTTTGTGGCGAAGGAGAAATCAGCAGCGAAACCCAACGGGCCATCGACTATTACCAAACGCCTTTAATTCATACTGATTTGGATACCTATGGTGTGGTATTAAAGGTGAGTCGGATTGAAGTGAAGATTAACCGCGATACCCCTTGGAAGATTAAGCGCGCAATTGATCTGATTGAGCAGAATGTAGATTTGGATTACATCAAAAAGAAAATTTCCTAA